From the Salinimicrobium tongyeongense genome, one window contains:
- a CDS encoding universal stress protein: protein MMNILLPTDFSENSRNAAAYALQFFKDTPCNFHLLNVFPVPADKMTTGYMSMSSEVKENFDRLINWLESIRTNPEHHYKVCFKADYLINAVRAKVQEKQIDLILMGTKGKTNKEGVVIGKNTSDVMMKVKCPVLAISEHASFKEHKKILFPTDYKIHYGSKVLRTLLNLASLSKANVKILEIFSNEMEPSAEQIENREFLQDSFSPRIPVLQTYYTSRDQNPKKILVANRDVDMIVLAAKNLNLCQKFLRNEENENIPFINQLPLLVLHG, encoded by the coding sequence ATGATGAATATCCTATTGCCTACCGATTTTTCTGAAAATAGCAGGAATGCTGCAGCATATGCGTTGCAGTTCTTTAAGGATACTCCCTGCAATTTTCATTTGCTGAATGTATTCCCGGTCCCGGCAGATAAGATGACGACTGGATACATGTCTATGTCCTCTGAAGTTAAGGAGAATTTTGACAGGCTCATCAACTGGCTGGAAAGCATACGCACCAATCCCGAACATCACTATAAAGTTTGTTTCAAGGCCGATTACCTTATCAATGCTGTAAGGGCTAAAGTTCAGGAAAAGCAGATAGACCTCATCCTTATGGGAACCAAAGGGAAAACCAATAAGGAAGGTGTTGTTATTGGTAAAAATACTTCTGATGTGATGATGAAAGTGAAATGTCCTGTGCTGGCCATTTCTGAACATGCTTCTTTTAAAGAGCACAAGAAGATCCTTTTCCCTACAGATTATAAGATACATTATGGCAGTAAGGTGTTGCGTACCCTGCTCAATCTCGCTTCCCTTTCAAAAGCCAATGTGAAGATCCTTGAGATCTTTAGCAATGAAATGGAACCTTCGGCCGAGCAAATAGAGAACCGCGAATTTCTTCAGGATTCCTTTTCGCCAAGAATTCCGGTGCTGCAAACCTATTACACTTCAAGAGATCAAAACCCGAAAAAAATCCTTGTTGCCAACCGCGATGTAGATATGATTGTGCTGGCGGCAAAAAATCTCAACCTCTGCCAAAAGTTTTTGCGCAACGAGGAAAATGAGAATATACCTTTTATAAACCAGTTGCCATTACTGGTTTTGCATGGTTAG
- a CDS encoding sensor histidine kinase yields the protein MSLIIDISVRKEAQRQITELNNELEGKIKVRTKELEESIQKLQNANKSLELEIKRRKEAENRIKTALQKEKELNELKTKFLSLVSHEFKTPLSGILTSVVLAGKYKLEEQQDKREKHLNTIKSKVHYLDNILNDFLSIERLESGKVNYKFTSFSLSKVVNEVVYNANVTLKSGQNIEYTRDIDNIVLHQDEKILELVLSNLLSNAIKYSPEDTLIKFEIEVEAKKIRFIVTDEGMGIPAKDQKHIFERYFRAENALLNQGTGIGLNIAKVHLENLGGTISFSSEENSGTQFIVELPIVKE from the coding sequence ATGTCCCTTATCATAGATATTTCGGTAAGAAAAGAGGCGCAACGTCAAATTACAGAACTCAACAATGAGCTTGAAGGCAAGATCAAGGTGAGGACGAAAGAGCTCGAAGAGAGTATTCAGAAGCTGCAAAATGCCAATAAAAGCCTTGAACTGGAAATAAAACGCCGCAAGGAGGCCGAAAACCGTATTAAAACAGCTCTTCAGAAAGAAAAAGAGCTCAACGAGCTAAAGACCAAATTCCTTTCTTTAGTATCACATGAATTCAAGACTCCGTTAAGCGGGATTCTCACCTCGGTGGTGCTGGCCGGGAAATACAAACTCGAAGAGCAGCAGGACAAAAGGGAAAAACACCTCAATACCATAAAAAGCAAGGTACACTACCTCGATAACATCCTTAACGACTTTCTTTCAATTGAAAGGCTGGAGAGCGGGAAGGTGAACTACAAATTCACCAGTTTTAGCCTTAGCAAGGTGGTGAACGAGGTGGTTTACAACGCAAATGTCACTTTAAAGAGCGGTCAAAACATTGAGTACACCCGCGATATTGACAATATTGTGCTGCACCAGGACGAGAAAATCCTGGAACTGGTACTGTCAAACCTCTTGAGCAACGCCATTAAATACTCTCCCGAAGATACCCTTATCAAGTTTGAAATAGAGGTTGAAGCAAAGAAAATCAGGTTTATTGTGACCGATGAAGGAATGGGGATTCCTGCTAAAGATCAAAAACATATCTTTGAGCGATATTTCAGGGCCGAAAATGCCCTTTTGAATCAGGGAACGGGAATTGGGCTCAACATAGCAAAAGTACATCTCGAAAACCTGGGGGGCACTATTAGTTTTAGTAGTGAAGAAAACTCCGGAACTCAGTTTATTGTAGAATTACCTATAGTGAAAGAATGA
- a CDS encoding response regulator: MKKVLFIEDDTVVRENTAELLELAEYDVLTAANGRSGLEVARQELPDIIVCDIMMPEMDGYGVLQALADDPQTRHIPFIFLSAKTEHKDIRRGMDLGADDYLTKPFEEEELISAIESRLAKMAILSKLQENAKPAAPAEPQQKINSLQELREEVKKYEQQTFKAGETIYEEGKLGNHFFFVDKGVVKSHRMDEYGKELITSIYKEGDFFGNTSFKKSDAYSEYATAMEETRVYAVSKEELKNILMKNSNITLELIDVMGDNIAGIKEQLLEMAYGSVRKKAARTILLFSQKIRRHPTQSIRISRSDLASVAGMASETLIRTLSDFKKEGLLEIEGRNIKLLNVEALKKIS; encoded by the coding sequence ATGAAAAAAGTATTGTTTATAGAAGATGATACCGTAGTACGGGAAAACACAGCCGAATTACTCGAGCTGGCAGAATATGATGTGCTCACGGCAGCAAACGGCCGCTCTGGCCTTGAGGTGGCACGGCAGGAGCTGCCCGATATTATCGTTTGTGATATTATGATGCCCGAGATGGATGGTTACGGAGTGCTTCAGGCCCTTGCCGATGACCCGCAAACCCGCCACATCCCGTTTATATTTCTTTCAGCAAAAACAGAACATAAAGATATTCGCCGCGGAATGGACCTTGGGGCCGATGATTACCTTACCAAGCCTTTCGAAGAAGAAGAGCTTATTAGTGCCATAGAAAGCCGCCTGGCAAAAATGGCAATTTTGAGCAAGCTCCAGGAGAACGCAAAACCTGCTGCCCCTGCCGAGCCACAACAAAAGATCAATTCCCTGCAGGAGCTTAGGGAAGAGGTTAAAAAGTACGAACAGCAGACTTTTAAAGCCGGCGAAACCATCTATGAAGAAGGAAAATTGGGGAACCATTTCTTCTTTGTTGATAAAGGCGTGGTGAAAAGCCACCGTATGGATGAATACGGAAAGGAGCTCATTACCTCTATCTATAAAGAAGGGGATTTCTTTGGGAATACTTCCTTCAAAAAGAGCGATGCTTATAGCGAATATGCCACAGCCATGGAAGAAACCCGTGTGTATGCGGTTTCTAAAGAAGAGCTGAAGAATATCCTGATGAAAAACAGTAATATTACCCTCGAGTTAATAGACGTGATGGGAGATAATATTGCCGGCATCAAAGAGCAGCTGCTCGAAATGGCTTACGGGTCGGTGAGAAAAAAAGCGGCGCGCACTATCCTGTTGTTTTCTCAAAAAATCAGGAGGCATCCTACCCAAAGCATCAGGATTTCCAGGAGCGACCTTGCCAGTGTGGCGGGCATGGCTTCAGAAACACTTATCCGTACGCTTTCCGATTTTAAAAAGGAAGGCCTGCTCGAAATTGAAGGCCGCAATATAAAATTGCTCAACGTAGAGGCGCTTAAAAAGATTAGTTGA